gcttaaatttttaatataaacaaataacGTAGTAAAATATGGTTCAAAAATGGTTTTGGTTTTAACACTAAAATCTTACCGGATATTTGGTACGTATTTCATGATCTGCTGAGAACCCGATCAGACTCGAGTTCGAATCCCATTCACACTCCAAACAGTGATTTCTGGCCGTCGGTTCGATCCGACGGCCAGGAAGACTCGCGGCCGTTTTAAAGCGAATTTTTTAACCTCGTGATCGCTGGTCCGGAAAATCTCCGCGGGGCCCCACAACACTCCAGCTGTCCTCCAACTCTCGGCCGCGTCGAACCGGAGCGATCACGTGCTCCCGCCTCACCCCCCAGAGCTCGTCGCGGGGCCCACGCCCCGGTCCTCATAAATATCTTTACTCCCCCGTCGCTCTCGGCCGTCCGATCGAAATCCCACGGCTCATATTCATCGGGGCCCCACTTTAACCATTGCTCGTCCGTGCAATGCTGTTCGGGCCCGGACAGCGAATATCCTAGAACCAATTATCCGTGCTACTTATCCATTTATTCAAACTcgtactttttatttatttattattatttttattttacttgtttttcaaaatttgaaaaaaaaacttcgaaaaaaaaaatcgttttTGGAATTATCCTGCTCACCGTATCCGCGGTACGCTGCCCATCCCACCGTCTCCTTCGCGGGGAGGGCGAAGAGCGACGAGAGGAAACGTATACTTTGACTCACTCTCTCTCGCgtcccccttctctctctctctctctctctctctctctctctcctcgagCTACGTTCACCTATACAATCGATGCTATTTTCCGCAGTAGCAATTACTCCTCGCTGttactctctatctctctctctctctccccccctttCGAGAGAGCGCCATTTCTAGAGAAGTGAGCTCGAGAGCGATTTCTAGGgcttttctagggtttttcgaGAAGGTCTTGAGGTTTAAGATCGCGTTTGCTCGTTAATTTCTGCACCGGAGGGGTTAGGGTTTCTGCCATTTTGCCCTAGAAGGTAAGCTTCGGAAGCTGGACCTTTCCCTTCCTCTTTTTTCTGTGGAGTATAGTTTTGGCGTTTTCTCGCATTTAAAGAGAGGGACGCgtaggaagaagagagagataaaaagaaagagaaaaaaaagctaGGGTTTTTTGGGCAGAAACAACTAATGGGGTCGCAGCTTTTTTATATGGGGTCTCAGGCTTTCTCTGTCGTGGTGTGGTGATGCAATGCGATCAATTGGAGTAGAAATTTGTGTTGCTTTGGGTCGCTGAAGCATCAATTAATGGGCTTTTCGCTAGGGTTTCCTCTGGGAGGCAAAAAGATTGGATCTTTAGTTGCTATCGACCCTCTTTTGACCTGAAGTTTGGGTCTTTTGGGGGTTTAGAGCGCGGGTTCCTTAGGGTTAGGGCTTTACGAGCTGAGGCGCGGCGGAAGCTCCCCGATCCATGCATGGATGGGAGGGAGGCCATGTCGATGTCGGGGCCCTCGTACTACATGCAGAGAGGGATGGGCGCCGCTGGACCCGGCGCACAGCCCGGCCTCCGTGGACCGTCGCCGGTGATCCGGTCCATGCCGAACCCGGGCGCGAGCTTGGCCATGCAATCCTCCGTTAGCTTCGGCCACGGGTTCCACGTAGagtcgccgccaccgccgccgccgcctcctcctcctcctacggcGCACGAGGTGGGTGccggcgcggcggcgggagaACCTgtgaagaggaagagggggcGGCCGCGGAAGTATGGACCGGACGGGTCCGTGTCGCTTGGTCTGTCGCCAATGTCGGCTTCGGCCCCCCAAGGAGTGTTGATGGGTTCTGGTTCGGTATCTGCCTCGGCCGGTCCTTCGCAGAGACGGGGAAGGGGACGGCCCCCGGGCACCGGGAGGAAGCAGCAACTGGCACTTCTTGGTGAGTTAGTTAATTGATCTTTGATTCTTCTGGACGATTAgctttcattattttatttatatgattGTTAAGGAGGATGTTATTAGTTTATTGTAGAATGTCGTAAGTATTATATATTAGCTATCTTTATCGTTTACTGTGCTTGGAAAAGCTTCTTATTGGATATCTGGTTTACCTAGTAacttctctttaatttttttttcttgattttttattgtttatgttTGATATGCTTGTCAATTAAAAAACCATGAAACATTCTTTTATATAGTCATCATTTAAAAGCATATGATTAATGATTAATACCCAACCACATTTAGTAGTTGCTGACTTATTTGGCTTCGCCCTTTTATGGTgctagcttctttttttttaaatttttcggtTCTTATGTTTATTTAATAAGCATACAAGTTTCAAAGGATTAACCACTGCTACTTTTAGCATCTTTTGatacttataaattataataataataataaaaagaatcatAATGCCACCAGTGTTTCTCCATGTATCTCGGCGAAACGCCATTCTATACTAAAGTCAAAAGATGTTATTAGTTCATTCTTATTAGCTATTCCCGTAATGCCATCTTCCAATACTTCGTTTAAGCATCTGGAAAATTCTGCTTGGGCTTTTAATTCTTGAATATTCAATTCAGGTTGCCTTGTGCTTTTCAGTGAGATTTCCAGTGATCTTTTCAATAACGAACTTCTAATAATTCTTTGAATTCAGGGGAATGGGTTGCTGGATCAGCTGGCATGGGGTTCACTCCACATGTCATAAGAATTGAACCTGGAGAGGTATTATTTGCACCGTTCTTCTTCTCGAGCTGAATGGTGAAATCAATCTGCATTTGTTATTTATGTGTATATTTTTCagatttatttgtttgttatgGATTTATATCTGCTCTTATTTTTTATCGCAAGTAAGTTGTTCACTTATGTATGATGCGTGATCTTCTCTTAATCGATAACATGTTTTAGAGTCATCAGAGAGCTGAATTTCCTTCCGCATTGTGGTCTTAAGACTAattattagctgcatttgtgcCTTTGATTTCACAACTCACAGatttacttttatataatttctgcatcatcaaaaattttataattgccATATTCTACGCATTAATAATTGCAGAGACTTTTCAGGAAAAACAATGATTGTGGAAACTCATtcaattcataattttgttCTGATTTCGGCTAAACAGTAGTTGATATCATGATTAAATAGAATTCTGCGGTCTCAATTGAGTTCTGGGAATCTGTGAAGTTATACAATAATTGAGAATCTTTCAAGTCTGTGTACTACAGTGCTTATGACTTCATTTAGCAGAAAGGATTCTTCATTAGCCCTCCCAAGTCATAATGTTTTCTCCATGGCTTTAGTATCTTGAGTAACTATTgaactttttcttctttttggtcTATCACAAGTATCTATTGTGGAGAGGATGGCATATTTGCTCTATTgatgatttaatatattttgtccTTCTCGGTGTTAATTCAAATATTCTTTAACTTCTGAATGTAGGATATTGCTTCAAAGATAATGTCATTTTCACAGCAGGGTCCAAGGGCTGTGTGTATCCTCTCAGCAAATGGTGTTGTATCTGCAGTGACCCTCCGTCAGCCAGCATCTACTACTGGAACTGTTACTTTCGAGGTCTACCATTGTTCTGTATTTTCCTGCATTAGAGCAGTAGCTATTTCTATTCTAATTACATTGTCATCTAACTGAAATGTTCTCTTAGAAGCTGAGTGGTTAAATTTTCAATGCTTAGATGCCATTCCAATAAATGGAGAGACTTAAGTAGTATACTACGTAGTCGTTGATATGTTTGAAAGGTTGAATTATTGTATAATTGGAAGGACATATTTTCTTTAtggttaaattacaaaaaaccatCTTGCACTTTAGCTTTTGTCTCAAGTACCCCCTTGCATTTAAAATTGTGTCAATAACCCCCTTGTACCTTGCCTTTGTCTCAAATAGGTTAAAAAATTTAGGATGAGTGTTGAATTTAGttgtaaatttttgtaaaaacaaAATTGCAGGTCAAGTTAGTTATAATtagcataatagaataatataaattgaataaactTGTTCAATAGGCTATTAATTTTGTTAGTATTAAGTATTAACTAAATAGGAGAACTACTTAtctaattttttgtctttttgagTTGCAAATTCGATAGATGTTTAGATGTGGAACAATGTGATATTCCAACTCGTTTTAGTTTTACAACCTAATCACTGGTTATACAAATATTTTGGACCTATTTGAAATAGTGACAAAGTGCCGATAGGTAATTTATGCAAATTTTAATATAGAGAGGTAAATTGACATGGCCTAAAGTGCAAGAGGGACTTTTGTAATTAAGCCTTTCCTTATTTATGATATTATGGTGGATGACACTGAGAAGTAGTTAGGGTGCTGAGAGTAACCTATGGGGCATCTAATGTAATTTCTTGCGCTAGAGAATTCATTCTCCACCAATATTCTTGTGATTGATTAGTTCGCTGATTTGTGAGACGAAATTTGCTGTAGAGGTTTGTAGTTGTAGCCATAGTAAGTAGTCATAAGTGGCTAGTACCTGTATATTATGTATTTGAATACCATGATATCTGTTCCATGTTACTCTTTTAAACACATTTTATGTGATGGAGCATACGAGCGGATGTGGATTTGATGCTGTCTATACAAACTGGAAGTTTGTTGGCAACAAGAAGATAAAAAGTTAGTAATAACTATTTTTAgcttcaccttttttttttttttgccttttggcaCCTGACCATGTTGGATTGCAATAGCTAACGATCACAAGAGTAGGAAAGTTCGCCTGCTGGCAAATCCGCCACATAATATTTGTTTATATAAACGAAAAAAGGCATCTATTCCAAAACAAGGCCTTAACTTATGATTGTGTGCGCTAAGATGGCATTTCTGGGATCCAGTACAGGTCCATTAATATCTAtccaattttgtttttttcctcctcCATTATCCATCATCAATTGCACAGCATGCCTCTCCTCGACCTTCTGGCTTACTATTTATGTCAACCCAATTTGACCCAATTAGGTAAAAGGATCTTGACCGTGGTCCAATCAATTTATAAACTTATGCAGGGTGGCCTTTTTGTTGCTGTAAGTGAGAAGTTGATTATACCTTATCCATTGTGTAGTTTTGTTTTAATATTGAGAGAAAATTAGTTTATTTATTGCCTTATCAGAATCACCCATATATTTCTAATGCTTGTTGAAGGAGATAGGTGGGCGTTATTCCACATTAGTCATCAATTAAAGTTATAGTAACAAATCACAATTGAGCGACTtagcttttactttttttccctGCAAATTTTGTTGGTATGCCATAGCTCTAATATTGGGGCCCGACTCTCTGCACTTCTAATTTTCTAACATCTTTAATATACTCCTATTCTAAGAGACTCGGGATGGTACAAATGTTTCACAACTAGAGCCTATGCCATGACAGCAATACCTGTACATAAGAACCTGAACAACTTATCTCTTTTGGCAGGGTTGAGTCCTCAGAGGATTTTACCTCATTTATAATCAATGCCGAAAGACCTCTAACTTGTCATCAATGCCAAAAGAActctattttttactttgttggTTCATCTACTATTTTTCTCTTCCAATTAATTTGTTTGCGTAACTCGTGCTTTTCCTATCATTTTGCAGGGCCGTTTTGAAATTCTTTGCTTATCAGGCTCTTATCTACCATCTAATACTGGCGGAACACGTGGCCGTACTGGGGGCCTAAGTGTATCTCTCTCTGGCGCTGACGGTCGTGTACTCGGCGGTGGTGTTGGTGGACGGCTAACAGCTGCAACCCCTGTACAGGTAACATATATtactttatttcttttactaCAATCTTCTAGGATAACAcatttggtgctaagttttagtGCTTCAGACCCTAGTTTTTAAGCAGCATTGAGTGCACTAGCGAGTCGTGACAATGGTTCGAAGTTTTATCAATTACAAATTTGGATTTGGGTCaaatattcagaaaaaaaaacgaCTTTTGAACTGTACAAGCATTCTTCTATGTATTGTTTTTGACTGAAACGCCTGTAAGTTGTATTCTTTGAGATCTGATCAAAGCTGATCAGTTTTGGTCGAAGCTTCCAAATGTTGTTCTCGAGTACACTTGGAGATTATAGCATCTGGCAATGCAATGAATATATTCACTCTCTTCATTGTATCTTGTGCAGCTTACTGTATTTTTTTAACCATATGGATTTTGTCTGTTTGGAACATGCAAATTTCCATGCTATGAATTCTAGGTGATTGTCGGAAGCTTCATGTACGGCGGAACGAAAGCGAAGAACAAAGCAAGCAGCAGTCAGGATCCAGGTGCTGAACCCGACTCACCTATTGGTGCTACTTCTAGCACACCCACTATTACACCGCCCAATCAAAATCTGACGCCTGTGATGGGAGGATGGTCTTCTTCGAGGCATTTGGAAATCAGGCCAGGCCATATTGACATTGACTTGACTCGCGGGTAAGAGGAAGTTGTGTACTTAACTGTGCTGTGTGTATAACAGGCGGGCTTTGTATTGATGGGGGAAATCGGAAAGTATAATCTTTCCGATGGCTCTTGAACTTTGCATCGTTTACTTTGAAAGTTGTGctaacttcttctttttttttttatctttgttgCACCTAATTGAAAACTGGTTCTCACATCTAGCTAGGTACTTATTCTACTGTCGCTTTTCAGTGTGTACAACTCTTATTGAATTGCTATATTCTGCTGTTACTGTTATGAGCTGAAGTAGGCAAGAAACAGGAAATTGGCCTTTTTCTGTGACTAGAGACCTGAAATTGAAGTTGAGATGTACATTTTGTTTGTCAAGTCTCTTTCTATTGTTGTCCAAACTCGGTGATTGTAGTAGTTAAATGTGTTTCATGTGATCTATTTTTTTACCCCATGCAGCAATTCATTCCCTGAACCGCTTAGATTTTGTCACGCTATTCTGACGGCTAGCATTACTCAGATGGGTCTCGTTTGTTTGAGCCGAGTTGCCTGGCCTGTGTACGGTTTGAATTCTCGTTGCTCCTAGCCTGCCATGTTCCCTCGTCATGTGCCTCTGCCACGGCAAAGTTTTACAACAAAGCTTGTGCAGGATTCTTGATGTTCATGATTGCCATTTTGTGTGAAAAATAGGGTTCTTGAGAAAGAGCGGCAAAATAAAACAGCCATAGAGTGTGGCGAACTCTTGGCTTAGACTTAGTTTGGGCTTGAGGTCTATttaacgttattagataaaatggagttgaggaaaaagcatataaagGTATGCTTCTACGTTCTTCggtgggaccgtagaaaatatatcgtaaccgactcatcgtgatatgcagaacgcaatattacgtatgaaaataaacaggatatt
This genomic window from Ananas comosus cultivar F153 linkage group 3, ASM154086v1, whole genome shotgun sequence contains:
- the LOC109707751 gene encoding AT-hook motif nuclear-localized protein 9; translated protein: MDGREAMSMSGPSYYMQRGMGAAGPGAQPGLRGPSPVIRSMPNPGASLAMQSSVSFGHGFHVESPPPPPPPPPPPTAHEVGAGAAAGEPVKRKRGRPRKYGPDGSVSLGLSPMSASAPQGVLMGSGSVSASAGPSQRRGRGRPPGTGRKQQLALLGEWVAGSAGMGFTPHVIRIEPGEDIASKIMSFSQQGPRAVCILSANGVVSAVTLRQPASTTGTVTFEGRFEILCLSGSYLPSNTGGTRGRTGGLSVSLSGADGRVLGGGVGGRLTAATPVQVIVGSFMYGGTKAKNKASSSQDPGAEPDSPIGATSSTPTITPPNQNLTPVMGGWSSSRHLEIRPGHIDIDLTRG